A genomic segment from bacterium encodes:
- a CDS encoding DUF4097 family beta strand repeat protein, protein MNRLTLWVVCLGLVAAGLQAGDHTFQYQRIVEVGDRAELSLTCQDGDIEIIGHDQSTIIIDAVKHIKIGDDREAAEIADHIEIRVEHNNQAVKVAANYLPIRERGRSFWQKVLGRGKEDSFGEVSFSIKVPRNCRVTLDNGEGDVRISEIDGDLRMNSSAQSIALTTIHGSVEIRSAAASVVLTSIEGAVDIANSAGSTRGDMLFGPVTVRQPTGAIDLQFVDGDVRVKTTSADVTIRQERGAIDLTTVTGSVTIQTPLETSRDLFIETESGDITLMVPPEASGVLRLKSESGTIKTELPVKIDKMSTRQLVGTVGVGGIQVSLVTISGDVTVAQF, encoded by the coding sequence GTGAATCGGTTGACCTTATGGGTCGTATGTCTCGGTCTGGTAGCCGCAGGGCTGCAAGCCGGAGACCATACGTTTCAATATCAGCGGATCGTCGAAGTCGGTGACAGGGCAGAGTTAAGTCTGACCTGCCAGGACGGTGACATCGAGATCATCGGCCATGACCAGTCGACAATCATTATCGACGCGGTCAAGCATATCAAGATCGGGGACGATCGTGAAGCGGCCGAGATCGCGGATCATATCGAGATCAGAGTTGAGCACAATAATCAGGCGGTAAAGGTTGCCGCCAATTATTTGCCGATCCGCGAACGTGGGCGCTCCTTCTGGCAGAAGGTGCTCGGTCGAGGAAAAGAAGATTCATTCGGCGAAGTCAGCTTTTCGATAAAAGTCCCGCGCAACTGCCGGGTGACGCTGGACAACGGCGAAGGGGATGTGCGGATCAGCGAGATCGATGGCGACCTGAGAATGAACAGTTCGGCCCAGTCGATCGCCCTGACGACGATACACGGCTCAGTGGAGATCCGGTCGGCCGCGGCCAGTGTCGTGCTGACGAGCATTGAAGGGGCGGTTGATATCGCCAACAGCGCTGGATCGACGCGAGGCGATATGTTGTTCGGACCCGTGACGGTGCGACAGCCAACCGGCGCGATCGACCTGCAGTTTGTCGATGGAGATGTGCGCGTGAAGACGACGTCGGCGGATGTCACGATCCGACAGGAACGCGGTGCGATCGACCTGACGACCGTAACTGGAAGCGTGACGATCCAGACACCGCTGGAGACCTCGCGCGATCTCTTTATCGAAACCGAGAGCGGTGATATTACGTTGATGGTACCACCAGAGGCATCGGGCGTCCTCCGCCTCAAATCCGAGTCGGGGACGATCAAGACCGAACTTCCGGTGAAGATAGATAA